The following coding sequences lie in one Pseudomonadota bacterium genomic window:
- a CDS encoding type VI secretion system contractile sheath large subunit, with translation MSVALQPGEPPTHARPALRVLVVADLGSGDAVLPPHVLRTPEDLAELLRLHRPRLRFEVPNLCGGQPSRLEVQLTLEAYEDLLPQRVVAAVEPLRRLAALARELEALAEGKAPFERLAALATAHADLDGLGALLRAAATPAAAPVAAPGMAPAAAPAPSPPAAAEAPASAPSSASSQDPAVDRILQLVRVPEAEERALAAVDRVVAQLTRRPPSSAEVAPARPALAAARARAIALLGHQLDAIVHHPRYAEVEASWRGLRFLVERTPFRAGIQLEVMHAAPADWVAALEQRQAALFEPDPGGVAPALIVAPGLGVTAPGRDAPAVGAERLQQAAELAEAAQVPLLASVGHTFFGLAAAGDAATLRYPGTLLEGVGYTKWNALRRKECARWLGVAFNPFLLRAPHEPLAADALPYREGVAQPAELLWGDPAWAVAALVVGSQGAGGWPTEIVGPARRLEDLPVHEVAVAGQPAFKLPLAARLPEALATDLVREGFIPLCGRSNRDSAFLPGAPTLFRPESEQAARATALAFPYQLLVCRIVKALDRYRVGRGAGQSAEGLRADLQRYLEGLVGATGYGWRVDLELLGASGPGDAPALGIALRVGSDVLGGRRVELSFGLPSLT, from the coding sequence TTGAGCGTCGCCCTCCAACCTGGCGAGCCTCCTACCCACGCGCGGCCGGCGCTGCGCGTGCTCGTCGTCGCCGATCTCGGCAGCGGCGACGCCGTCCTACCGCCGCACGTGCTGCGCACGCCGGAGGACCTCGCCGAGCTCCTCCGTCTGCATCGGCCACGGCTGCGCTTTGAGGTGCCGAACCTCTGCGGGGGCCAGCCGTCCCGCCTCGAGGTGCAGCTCACCCTCGAAGCCTACGAGGACCTGCTGCCCCAGCGCGTGGTGGCGGCGGTCGAGCCGCTGCGGCGCCTGGCTGCGCTCGCCCGGGAGCTTGAGGCCCTCGCCGAGGGCAAGGCCCCCTTCGAGCGCCTCGCCGCGCTCGCGACGGCTCATGCCGATCTGGACGGGCTCGGCGCGCTCTTGCGCGCTGCGGCCACGCCGGCTGCCGCGCCCGTCGCGGCGCCAGGCATGGCGCCTGCCGCGGCTCCCGCCCCCTCGCCCCCCGCTGCAGCGGAGGCGCCCGCGTCGGCCCCGTCGTCCGCGTCGTCGCAGGACCCGGCGGTCGATCGCATCCTGCAGCTCGTGCGCGTGCCGGAGGCCGAAGAACGCGCGCTTGCCGCGGTCGATCGCGTCGTCGCGCAGCTGACGCGCCGCCCCCCGTCGAGCGCGGAGGTCGCACCCGCCCGCCCAGCCCTCGCCGCCGCGCGCGCGCGCGCGATCGCGCTCCTTGGCCATCAGCTCGACGCGATCGTCCATCATCCCCGCTATGCCGAGGTCGAGGCGAGCTGGCGTGGGCTCAGGTTCCTGGTCGAGCGGACGCCCTTTCGTGCCGGCATCCAGCTCGAGGTCATGCATGCCGCGCCCGCCGACTGGGTGGCGGCGCTGGAGCAGCGCCAGGCGGCCCTCTTCGAGCCCGACCCCGGCGGCGTGGCCCCAGCCTTGATCGTCGCACCCGGCCTTGGCGTCACCGCCCCCGGTCGCGACGCCCCGGCGGTGGGCGCCGAGCGTCTGCAGCAGGCCGCCGAGCTCGCCGAAGCCGCGCAGGTGCCGCTCTTGGCCTCGGTCGGCCACACTTTTTTTGGGCTGGCAGCGGCGGGCGACGCTGCCACCTTGCGCTACCCGGGGACCTTGCTCGAGGGCGTCGGCTATACCAAGTGGAACGCCCTGCGGCGCAAGGAATGCGCGCGTTGGCTCGGCGTGGCCTTCAATCCCTTCCTGCTCCGCGCGCCCCATGAGCCGCTCGCCGCCGACGCGTTGCCCTATCGTGAGGGCGTGGCGCAGCCAGCCGAGCTGCTGTGGGGCGATCCGGCGTGGGCGGTTGCGGCGCTGGTCGTCGGCAGCCAGGGCGCTGGCGGCTGGCCGACGGAGATCGTGGGTCCGGCGCGGCGCCTCGAGGATCTTCCCGTCCACGAGGTCGCGGTGGCGGGGCAGCCGGCCTTCAAGCTGCCGCTCGCCGCGCGGCTCCCGGAGGCGCTGGCGACGGACCTCGTGCGCGAGGGCTTCATCCCGCTTTGCGGGCGGTCGAACCGCGACAGCGCGTTTCTTCCTGGCGCGCCGACGCTTTTTCGGCCCGAGAGCGAGCAGGCGGCGCGCGCCACGGCGTTGGCGTTTCCCTATCAGCTCCTGGTGTGCCGAATCGTCAAGGCGCTCGACCGCTATCGCGTGGGGCGCGGCGCCGGGCAGAGCGCCGAGGGCTTGCGCGCCGACCTGCAGCGCTACCTCGAGGGGCTCGTCGGCGCCACCGGCTATGGCTGGCGGGTCGATCTCGAGCTCCTGGGCGCGAGCGGTCCAGGGGACGCACCCGCGTTGGGGATTGCGCTGAGGGTCGGCAGCGACGTGCTGGGCGGGCGCAGGGTGGAGCTGAGCTTCGGGCTCCCCAGCCTGACGTGA